The following proteins are co-located in the Paenibacillus sp. JNUCC32 genome:
- a CDS encoding DUF1904 family protein: MPYLRFKGFSEVFLEEITPTVVETFAGIVQIPKEIVKIEQLPYRIITNTPLSVEILMFQRAQETHDAIAASIHQILSEHGYRNVHIFFVILNRNLYYKEGRPLE; this comes from the coding sequence GTGCCATATTTACGTTTTAAAGGATTTTCAGAAGTTTTCCTCGAAGAAATAACGCCAACCGTAGTTGAAACATTCGCCGGTATTGTTCAAATTCCGAAAGAAATCGTGAAAATCGAACAGCTTCCATATCGGATCATTACGAATACGCCGTTATCCGTCGAAATCCTGATGTTCCAGCGGGCTCAGGAGACCCATGATGCGATTGCGGCCAGCATACACCAGATCCTGTCGGAGCACGGGTACCGGAACGTACATATATTCTTCGTGATTCTCAATCGGAATCTCTATTATAAAGAAGGCAGGCCATTAGAATAA